One genomic segment of Desmodus rotundus isolate HL8 chromosome 5, HLdesRot8A.1, whole genome shotgun sequence includes these proteins:
- the LOC112317353 gene encoding oocyte-secreted protein 2-like, with protein sequence MEVSVALEVLLLLAASMWPCTNNMYVKVACSLDWMMVQVVPHTYSGHQYILAEELHLGSGCPATRIETYAYHFVYLVSDCGIRAQVVSENILLLRSELYYNPRDLHCHRQTIPLQCSTSRKSVWLTPVSADDIRLDPSPFIADFKATPEELGLLCSD encoded by the exons ATGGAGGTCTCTGTGGCTTTAGAGGTCTTGCTTCTCCTTGCTGCTTCGATGTGGCCTTGCACTAACAACATGTATG TGAAAGTGGCTTGTTCTCTGGACTGGATGATGGTCCAAGTTGTCCCACATACTTACAGTGGGCATCAGTATATACTGGCTGAGGAATTACACCTGGGGTCGGGCTGCCCTGCGACTCGGATAGAAACATATGCGTATCATTTTGTATATCTCGTTTCGGACTGCGGCATCAGGGCACAG GTTGTTTCAGAGAATATTCTCCTCTTGCGAAGTGAGCTGTACTATAACCCAAGGGATCTACATTGCCATCGCCAAACAATCCCTCTGCAGTGTTCTACCTCCAG gaaGTCAGTGTGGCTTACACCAGTTTCGGCAGATGACATAAGATTGGACCCCAGTCCCTTTATCGCTGACTTCAAGGCAACGCCAGAAGAGTTAGGATTACTATGTTCTGATTAA
- the MS4A2 gene encoding high affinity immunoglobulin epsilon receptor subunit beta: protein MDTESRSRATLALPSPQEPSRGSEIELSEAPFSGNILLEKDISLSRQTWLIFLKREVEFLGVTQILIGFICLYFGTIVYPGITISEFEKNFFSSFQIGYPFWGAVLFAISGLLSVMSEKKNATYLVQGSLGANVVSSVAAGIGIVFLVANLKNTMAYHDICREAYQDDFCFMVFFSTEIVAMIMFLTILGFGVAALLIVYRVGELLKEDKIPEERLYEELNVYSPIYSDLEGKEETSPTDS from the exons atggacacGGAAAGTAGAAGCAGAGCAACTCTTGCTCTCCCCAGCCCACAGGAGCCTTCCAG AGGGTCTGAAATTGAACTTTCAGAAGCACCTTTCTCTGGTAATATCCTGCTGGAGAAGGATATCTCATTATCACGCCAGACATGGCTGATATTTCTGAAGAGGGAGGTGGAATTCCTGGGG GTAACACAAATTCTGATTGGTTTCATATGTCTTTATTTTGGAACAATTGTCTACCCTGGGATCACAATTTCAGAAtttgagaaaaattttttttcatcatttcaaataGGCTATCCATTCTGGGGAGCAGTACTT TTTGCTATTTCTGGACTTTTGTCAGTCATGTCcgaaaagaaaaatgcaacatATCTG GTGCAGGGAAGCCTGGGAGCAAACGTGGTCAGCAGCGTAGCTGCAGGAATAGGAATCGTTTTTCTGGTCGCCAACCTGAAGAACACGATGGCTTATCACGACATTTGCAGGGAAGCTTATCAGGATGACTTCTgcttcatggtttttttttccact GAAATTgtggcaatgatcatgttcctcaCCATTCTGGGATTTGGTGTTGCTGCGTTACTCATAGTCTACAGAGTTGGGGAATTACTCAAAGAAGATAAG ATTCCAGAAGAACGCCTTTATGAAGAATTAAATGTATATTCACCAATTTACAGTGATTTGGAAGGCAAAGAAGAGACATCTCCCACTGATTCATAA